From Toxorhynchites rutilus septentrionalis strain SRP chromosome 2, ASM2978413v1, whole genome shotgun sequence, a single genomic window includes:
- the LOC129768233 gene encoding protein Cep89 homolog — translation MSSKLPIRKNVEPLFKLVSDLDKPSNKSSSLEQCTRTDAEYDPGPKSDHHYRLARKNRKSRLAGSSRTYVGKFVSRSKSVDDLQAGNERASKDRKSDHEKRVESELRAKDHQISKLIKKITTLFECNNEFAIQNDKLQKEYQQVQQNLRALESIQPKSCENCAAHEIERTTFLKEHDDLKNDLRMMKILVYRLNVQVERYQDVIRNCKGPASEIPKIDFVDSSYGGTKDNLNWGPVNSHTLGPLLNAYEETIVEKNDLIQQFEREMIDFTGKLKKVMEENEKLHGEMENIKSTQSNWFSERAKMQAQIDVFKSKAEVQGKRADLAKEKLIEVLKCYEQKIQAQCLDIERLQEAYSRSKGELASLRHLSHKPEVEDENLKECQRLFDELKIQHVTEKSRITVEIDTLRNEVQAKNEEIVQLRSQAAEQKAIFDRQKEINEVLVEKNTSLKQSLERIRQSKEVLKTRLKKMITWSKSVEQRRDQWQDSWRSVKALQDKVRQRDEQLQALQAQYRSEVDQLQRRLRHREDTLRNVLGEKAQFRQV, via the exons ATGTCATCAAAGCTTCCAATTCGTAAAAATGTGGAGCCACTGTTTAAACTCGTGTCCGATTTGGACAAACCATCGAACAAGTCCTCCTCACTGGAACAATGTACGCGTACCGATGCTGAATATGATCCCGGTCCGAAGTCGGATCATCACTATCGGTTGGCCCGCAAAAACCGAAAGTCCCGACTAGCAGGTTCTTCGAGGACATACGTGGGTAAGTTCGTGAGCCGAAGTAAAAGCGTCGATGATTTGCAGGCGGGTAATGAACGCGCTTCGAAAGATCGGAAAAGTGATCACGAGAAGAGGGTGGAAAGTGAACTGCGCGCAAAAGATCACCAGATTTCCAAGCTGATCAAAAAGATCACAACGCTGTTCGAGTGCAACAATGAGTTTGCGATACAAAATGATAAACTCCAGAAGGAGTACCAGCAAGTGCAGCAGAACCTTAGAGCGCTTGAGTCGATACAGCCGAAGAGCTGCGAAAATTGTGCAGCTCATGAAATTGAACGAACGACCTTTCTGAAGGAACACGACGACTTGAAGAACGATTTGAGAATGATGAAAATTCTTGTCTACCGTCTGAATGTGCAAGTCGAACGATATCAGGATGTGATACGAAATTGTAAAGGGCCAGCGAGTGAAATACCGAAGATTGACTTCGTGGATAGTTCGTACGGGGGTACCAAGGACAATCTCAACTGGGGACCTGTGAATTCCCATACATTGGGACCACTTTTGAACGCCTATGAAGAAACGATAGTAGAAAAGAATGATTTGATACAACAATTCGAACGCGAAATGATCGATTTCACgggtaaattaaaaaaagtcatGGAAGAAAACGAAAAGCTACATGGGGAAATGGAGAACATCAAGAGTACCCAAAGTAATTGGTTCTCGGAGcgtgcgaaaatgcaagctcaAATTGACGTTTTCAAGAGTAAGGCGGAAGTCCAAGGGAAACGAGCCGACTTAGCGAAAGAGAAGCTCATCGAGGTACTGAAATGTTACGAACAGAAAA TACAAGCTCAGTGCCTTGACATAGAACGTCTTCAGGAGGCATACTCACGTTCCAAAGGGGAACTGGCTTCGCTCAGACATCTCAGTCATAAACCAGAAGTGGAGGATGAGAATTTGAAAGAGTGTCAAAG ATTGTTCGACGAGTTAAAAATTCAGCATGTGACAGAAAAGTCCCGTATCACAGTCGAAATTGACACGCTCAGAAACGAAGTACAAGCTAAAAATGAAGAAATCGTTCAACTGAGGTCTCAAGCTGCTGAGCAGAAAGCGATATTTGATCGTCAGAAAGAAATCAATGA GGTTCTAGTGGAGAAAAACACCTCCCTCAAACAATCACTGGAGCGCATCAGACAATCAAAAGAGGTCCTCAAGACACGTCTCAAGAAGATGATCACATGGAGTAAGAGTGTGGAACAACGACGTGACCAGTGGCAAGATTCCTGGCGCAGCGTAAAAGCTCTCCAGGATAAGGTTCGACAGCGAGATGAGCAGCTTCAGGCGCTTCAAGCGCAGTATCGTTCCGAAGTGGACCAGCTGCAGCGACGGCTTAGGCATCGGGAGGATACCCTGCGAAATGTGCTTGGGGAAAAAGCACAATTTAGACAGGTTTAG